One segment of Babesia bigemina genome assembly Bbig001, chromosome : II DNA contains the following:
- a CDS encoding dopey, N-terminal domain containing protein, putative, whose translation MSSDAVPTSSVNDITQWSDKKKLEAEVQYILLQFEKPKEWADLMNCLIRLHRSIRQSMICEIPQKETICKRLAQCLNPQLPSGIHARALEVYGSILEKAGSEGLAQNLALFSSGLFPFFTYSSSSVRPIFLNLIEQFYIPLGKKLLPCLIGLLICIIPGLEDDKSESYEQVYKALERISDCVSERSYMRALWLILLNASKIRLATLTVIANKLAPGLPLLPPERVDILVPHRHVLVIRSLEATTEDESLLVLREMINLLIKHFPLDSNILSDADKSLLCRQCLKLLTKRNWSLNRRLYQWIFNATNDFNTSPESLDLTYFTKYSKDNLISAIKELLMARGKNLDEVLIPIKIIVTFITDADLKGVTEKLMPALCVPILKYICKEHEEEEWRANIIESTRLIFDTSLTPTSVIFESIVDEYNMNAASSYASCSSVWYDMLELSSVYLDEVCTQLYLEDVLCGLFMLMNNALDHLHRLTIKNDLSIINHVIMYVSTIFSRVEGIIRGEDNFARFDDTIKLDEEEDKKMNMLMSYQNSCNTYISKYLDSFYTDALTYFEDRAEELSAYELNTIDLLNDLAVRFVAVEGYMAVVPLTKGFCRNKTFVDSIGGHKQDFLNDTYIQQHTLIEAPSFESYIFPTLFRSDSIVSNSNAVAPSAKTTELPTKDAFKLEHWIQTLLKCTIANNAQLFCRGIRTFIALLRLPNKRDMYNYVETNGEHLRSIVLRLWNSLDDAHAASHSEIVLLLIQLNNTMPPSRVEAEKIIVQDLTSSETDLKVAAMLRFGVLWRYGHIHAPKEELFSEALGCILDNVEESDPKLRYYSCSFLSESVAILPNLINPILRALVSFDKIDPESYSSYIVDVLRKFRHLSYIVSREGPMLLDLMQRRQAPPQLIELVQGEDIYSRMLGVSKPVMEGNAAKSSAPASANLMHGNMGVGGTADGRRSTTLVTFPTLKDPKCISYEDACIYDYVDLIVVLTLKYICLNIDVSALLNFTTFEGLEQYANESTDHQTESTHVLHENAMLFRCTAIDFMKLFLSTIQPTSRAKEVACLISRPLLCVLYHFHLKDEAIVQTQLLYLLKVVIDRCHVESQAISEVTSALIDSSKDLAKQSVASVKGVNRRSVESETSSQKGVSFDLNNQEGVERSDTDLSRLSGYAQEIKSRKQCGTEALSNVISSAIETSPPHEGYAGDGLGTGRRYPFDQTSCILPRMYIINVVAIKQEHVGNLKRITDDLLFAQILESCIFNTAKAGRVHLLQSYIDFSLYTLKYLTSDNSLRYSSKFITHFCNHLCQGKDWIKIAAISQYLRGIYVMLRHITNKLGNMKIDLKSLERFNNDNALSPCSLSAILNAAETECMQNDGTSDTAKCTRVLGSKQKAHTATSKEDPIIFEIAQVVDICIQCLLWVEKRNNVDILNRVRGMAIGDTAVVDSPKRGSITFKVDGSNQESIRLDIIMAVQNIYKEILQGFRLLFQCLPHHFTEGCLMLWDKAEHSQHSRNIKLELISCLNAMPQFSRQKMISYILDMLEPYAKSSKYKHFKGYQLLSSNVRDNAVCEFIYALIDLPMTAKKDIEDTFHVMKRYITFVLNYQRQPMVLLWSFQTICNFDKSHPTKNANVIDKSMKKFLSEVMYGLIYQSVGLYMHKVCTWLLPKNYDLEPPLPPHMYVINNEYYEHVNPKDSILACTGYTPKGNAANVTTAKTKSVDSLDCLCKNALAQMIVFSYETGQLSRRTAIANIFFHVLLNNLGSYVLPMLQEKMDRPLTYRYLVLLLLRNLPFNLYEGSLQCIKKPIIDYINMPGFFKTDRRGFRCITKIFRLVADDECRGTVDRLSKLDHYTCPPHSSVFTSRSMDIQGRIKYLNRLAFVLYACRNDAFASHIATIIERLTDNCRAYDDDNLRTGALLVMRVLLIKMSQQYLTVLWPVLLSELIKVFDRENRTLIGLDASQSANTADRQSGKADANRYRLLKEALKIIDVAYALKLNDFLIYQWMFVNDMADKYYTENENEVENDAFEFKPFLMIIEQKYPEVVKKHLRNDYYLKMRKFIDSNAAYDAELSQSSTPAHSDQTKARQVSHGKMDEQVPLASAQDSTERKQLTQELIDMSIENDLLDIGVDHRDLESELNVHQICKMYRKVV comes from the coding sequence ATGTCATCGGACGCCGTCCCTACTTCGTCTGTCAACGACATCACACAATGGAGCGACAAGAAAAAGCTAGAAGCGGAAGTGCAGTACATTCTGCTGCAATTCGAAAAGCCCAAGGAGTGGGCTGATCTCATGAACTGTCTGATCCGACTGCACAGGAGCATACGACAGTCCATGATATGCGAAATTCCACAGAAGGAAACCATATGCAAGCGACTTGCACAATGCCTCAACCCGCAGCTGCCCAGTGGCATCCACGCGCGGGCCCTGGAGGTATATGGCTCCATACTGGAAAAGGCGGGATCGGAGGGGCTGGCGCAGAATCTGGCGCTATTCAGCAGCGGGTTATTCCCATTCTTCACGTACAGCTCCTCCTCCGTGCGGCCGATATTCCTCAACCTCATCGAGCAGTTCTACATACCGCTGGGGAAAAAGCTGCTGCCCTGCCTCATAGGACTGCTGATATGCATCATACCGGGGCTGGAAGACGACAAGTCAGAAAGCTATGAGCAGGTGTACAAGGCGCTCGAACGCATCAGTGACTGCGTTTCCGAGCGGAGCTACATGCGCGCGCTCTGGCTCATACTGCTCAACGCAAGCAAAATAAGGCTGGCCACGCTCACGGTAATTGCGAACAAGCTCGCCCCAGGGCTACCCTTGTTGCCGCCGGAGAGGGTGGACATCCTGGTGCCACACCGGCATGTGCTCGTCATAAGGAGCCTCGAAGCCACCACCGAGGACGAGTCGCTGCTGGTGCTCAGGGAAATGATTAACTTGCTCATCAAGCACTTTCCCCTGGACTCGAATATCCTCAGCGATGCGGACAAGTCCTTGCTGTGCAGACAGTGCCTCAAGCTGCTTACCAAGAGGAACTGGTCGCTCAACAGAAGGTTGTACCAGTGGATTTTCAACGCCACGAACGATTTTAACACGTCACCGGAGTCGTTGGATCTCACTTATTTCACGAAGTACTCGAAGGACAATCTCATCTCGGCGATCAAAGAGCTGCTCATGGCCAGAGGCAAGAACCTGGACGAGGTCCTAATACCCATCAAAATCATCGTAACGTTCATCACTGACGCGGATCTCAAAGGTGTAACTGAGAAACTCATGCCAGCGCTTTGTGTTCCGATCCTCAAGTACATTTGCAAGGAGCATGAGGAAGAGGAATGGAGAGCCAACATCATCGAAAGCACCAGGCTTATTTTCGACACCAGTCTTACGCCTACGAGCGTTATCTTCGAGTCAATAGTGGACGAATACAACATGAACGCCGCCTCGTCATACGCCAGCTGCTCCAGCGTGTGGTACGATATGCTGGAACTCAGCAGCGTCTATCTCGACGAGGTCTGCACGCAGCTGTATCTGGAAGACGTGCTCTGCGGGCTGTTCATGCTGATGAACAACGCACTGGACCACCTGCACAGGTTGACCATCAAAAACGACCTCAGCATTATCAACCACGTCATCATGTACGTCTCCACCATATTCTCAAGGGTGGAGGGGATCATACGGGGCGAGGATAACTTCGCGCGCTTCGACGACACCATAAAgctcgacgaggaggaagacAAGAAGATGAACATGCTCATGAGTTACCAAAATTCGTGCAACACCTACATATCGAAGTATCTCGACAGTTTCTACACCGATGCACTCACGTACTTCGAGGACCGTGCTGAGGAACTCTCCGCATACGAGCTGAACACTATCGACCTCCTTAACGACCTGGCAGTGCGCTTCGTAGCGGTGGAAGGCTACATGGCGGTGGTGCCGCTGACCAAGGGGTTCTGCAGAAACAAGACGTTCGTGGATTCCATTGGAGGCCATAAGCAGGATTTCCTAAACGACACCTACATTCAGCAGCATACATTGATCGAAGCGCCCTCCTTCGAGTCGTACATATTCCCCACGCTATTTCGCAGTGACTCCATAGTTTCAAACAGCAACGCAGTGGCGCCATCAGCGAAAACCACCGAGCTGCCCACGAAGGATGCGTTCAAGTTGGAGCACTGGATACAAACGCTGCTCAAGTGCACCATTGCCAACAACGCGCAGCTCTTTTGCAGAGGAATCAGGACCTTTATCGCACTTTTGAGGCTCCCCAACAAGCGGGACATGTACAACTACGTGGAGACGAATGGGGAGCACCTGCGCAGCATCGTACTCAGGCTCTGGAACTCGCTAGACGACGCCCACGCCGCCAGCCATTCAGAAATCGTGCTGCTGCTCATACAGCTCAACAACACGATGCCGCCTTCACGCGTCGAAGCGGAGAAAATCATCGTGCAGGATCTCACCAGCTCTGAAACCGACCTGAAGGTGGCAGCGATGCTTAGGTTTGGTGTCTTGTGGCGATATGGGCACATTCACGCGCCTAAGGAGGAGCTTTTCTCGGAGGCGCTGGGTTGCATCTTAGATAACGTGGAAGAATCCGATCCGAAGCTGCGGTACTACTCATGCTCATTCCTCTCCGAATCAGTCGCAATCTTGCCCAACCTCATCAACCCCATCCTGAGGGCGCTGGTCTCATTCGACAAGATCGATCCCGAGTCTTACAGCTCCTATATTGTGGATGTATTGAGGAAGTTCAGACACCTCTCCTACATCGTCAGTCGTGAAGGTCCCATGCTCCTGGACCTCATGCAAAGGCGTCAagcgccgccgcaactTATTGAGCTCGTGCAGGGTGAGGATATATACAGCCGGATGCTTGGAGTTAGCAAGCCCGTTATGGAAGGCAACGCTGCCAAGAGTAGTGCGCCTGCTTCGGCGAACCTGATGCATGGCAATATGGGAGTAGGAGGAACTGCGGACGGAAGGCGATCAACGACGCTGGTAACATTCCCCACGCTCAAGGACCCCAAGTGTATCTCATACGAAGATGCCTGCATATACGATTATGTCGACCTGATTGTTGTTCTCACGCTGAAATACATATGTCTCAACATAGACGTTTCTGCGCTTCTCAACTTCACCACGTTTGAAGGTTTGGAGCAGTACGCGAATGAATCAACGGATCACCAAACGGAGAGCACGCACGTGCTGCATGAAAACGCAATGTTGTTTAGGTGTACTGCCATCGATTTTATGAAGCTCTTCCTATCGACCATTCAGCCCACCAGCAGGGCAAAGGAGGTGGCGTGTCTCATATCACGGCCGCTTCTGTGCGTGCTCTACCACTTCCACCTCAAGGATGAGGCTATAGTGCAGACGCAGCTTTTGTACCTGCTCAAGGTTGTGATCGACCGTTGCCATGTGGAGTCCCAGGCGATCAGCGAAGTCACGAGCGCGCTCATAGACTCGTCTAAGGATCTTGCCAAGCAATCCGTGGCGTCGGTCAAAGGGGTGAATCGCAGGTCTGTAGAATCAGAAACGTCGTCGCAAAAAGGTGTCAGCTTTGACTTGAACAATCAAGAGGGGGTGGAAAGAAGCGACACGGATCTTTCACGGTTGTCTGGATACGCACAGGAAATTAAGAGTCGGAAGCAATGCGGTACAGAAGCGCTAAGCAACGTTATCAGCTCGGCCATTGAAACTTCACCGCCGCACGAAGGCTACGCAGGGGATGGGTTAGGCACGGGGCGCAGATATCCTTTCGACCAAACCTCGTGCATACTGCCCAGAATGTATATCATCAATGTAGTCGCAATCAAGCAGGAGCATGTGGGTAACCTCAAAAGGATTACGGATGATTTGCTATTTGCGCAAATCTTGGAGTCGTGCATTTTCAACACCGCAAAGGCAGGGCGCGTACACCTACTACAGTCATACATTGACTTCTCGTTGTACACACTCAAATACTTGACATCGGACAACTCGCTTAGGTACTCGTCGAAGTTCATCACGCACTTCTGTAACCATCTCTGCCAAGGCAAGGACTGGATCAAGATTGCCGCCATATCCCAGTATCTCAGGGGGATCTACGTCATGCTCAGACATATAACCAACAAGTTGGGCAACATGAAAATAGACCTTAAAAGCTTGGAAAGGTTTAACAATGACAACGCCTTGTCTCCATGTAGCCTATCTGCGATCCTCAATGCAGCCGAGACAGAATGCATGCAAAACGACGGCACTAGTGATACCGCGAAATGCACCCGTGTGCTGGGGTCGAAGCAGAAAGCGCATACGGCCACCAGCAAGGAAGACCCCATCATATTCGAGATAGCACAAGTGGTCGATATATGTATCCAGTGTCTGCTTTGGGTGGAAAAGCGCAACAACGTTGATATACTCAACAGGGTACGTGGGATGGCCATTGGGGATACGGCCGTCGTTGACTCGCCGAAGCGAGGCTCTATCACATTCAAAGTGGATGGCAGCAACCAGGAATCAATACGCCTAGACATAATCATGGCCGTGCAAAATATATACAAAGAAATATTGCAAGGCTTTAGACTGCTGTTCCAATGCTTGCCACATCACTTCACGGAAGGGTGCCTAATGCTCTGGGACAAGGCCGAACACAGCCAGCACAGCAGGAACATAAAATTGGAGCTCATAAGTTGCCTAAATGCCATGCCACAGTTCTCGAGGCAGAAGATGATATCGTACATTCTTGACATGCTGGAACCATACGCAAAATCCTCGAAGTACAAGCATTTTAAGGGATACCAGCTGCTCTCCTCCAACGTTAGAGATAACGCCGTATGCGAATTCATATATGCGCTTATTGACCTGCCAATGACGGCTAAGAAGGATATAGAGGACACGTTCCATGTCATGAAGCGGTACATCACATTCGTACTTAACTACCAACGTCAGCCCATGGTGTTGCTCTGGAGCTTCCAAACCATCTGCAATTTCGATAAGTCGCATCCCACCAAAAATGCAAACGTTATCGATAAGAGCATGAAAAAGTTCCTCAGCGAGGTTATGTATGGCCTCATCTATCAGAGTGTCGGACTCTACATGCACAAAGTCTGTACATGGCTGCTGCCGAAAAATTATGACCTGGAAccgccgctgccgcccCATATGTATGTCATCAACAACGAGTACTATGAGCACGTCAACCCCAAGGACTCAATATTGGCATGCACAGGATACACGCCAAAAGGGAATGCAGCGAACGTCACGACGGCGAAAACGAAGTCAGTTGACAGCCTTGATTGCCTCTGCAAGAATGCACTTGCGCAGATGATCGTCTTTAGCTACGAAACGGGACAGCTCAGCAGACGCACGGCAATAGCCAACATCTTCTTCCACGTCCTGCTGAACAACCTGGGTTCATACGTTCTGCCGATGCTGCAAGAGAAGATGGATAGGCCACTCACCTACCGCTATCTCGTGCTCTTGCTTTTGCGCAACCTCCCGTTCAATCTCTATGAGGGCTCCCTGCAGTGCATCAAGAAACCCATCATCGACTACATTAATATGCCCGGGTTCTTCAAAACGGATCGCAGGGGATTCCGGTGCATCACAAAGATATTCAGGCTGGTTGCGGATGATGAGTGCAGGGGAACTGTGGACCGGCTTAGCAAGCTGGACCACTACACCTGCCCGCCACACAGCTCCGTGTTTACCAGCAGGTCGATGGACATACAGGGACGTATAAAGTACCTAAATAGGTTGGCTTTCGTGCTGTACGCCTGTCGCAATGATGCGTTCGCATCGCACATCGCAACTATCATTGAGAGGCTCACGGATAATTGTAGAGCGTACGACGACGATAATCTACGTACAGGGGCGTTGCTAGTCATGCGGGTACTGCTGATCAAAATGTCGCAGCAGTACCTCACTGTCTTGTGGCCAGTGCTGTTGTCGGAACTTATCAAGGTTTTCGACAGGGAAAACAGGACCTTAATTGGGTTGGATGCGTCCCAAAGCGCAAACACGGCAGACAGGCAGAGTGGCAAGGCCGACGCAAACCGGTACAGACTACTCAAAGAGGCGCTAAAGATTATTGATGTCGCGTACGCCCTCAAACTTAACGATTTTCTGATATACCAGTGGATGTTCGTGAACGACATGGCGGACAAATACTACAccgaaaacgaaaatgaagtcgAAAATGACGCTTTCGAGTTTAAGCCCTTCCTCATGATTATAGAGCAGAAGTATCCGGAGGTGGTAAAAAAGCACCTCCGCAACGATTACTACCTGAAAATGAGGAAGTTCATAGATAGCAACGCTGCCTACGACGCCGAACTCTCGCAGTCGTCAACTCCCGCTCACAGCGACCAGACGAAAGCCCGGCAGGTATCGCACGGGAAAATGGACGAACAAGTCCCGCTGGCGAGTGCCCAGGACTCCACCGAGAGGAAACAACTCACCCAGGAGTTAATCGACATGTCGATTGAAAACGATCTCCTGGACATCGGCGTGGACCACAGGGACCTGGAAAGCGAGCTCAACGTGCACCAAATATGCAAAATGTACCGGAAGGTTGTTTAG